A portion of the Pseudomonas protegens CHA0 genome contains these proteins:
- the purB gene encoding adenylosuccinate lyase, producing the protein MQLSSLTAVSPVDGRYAGKTQALRPIFSEYGLIRARVLVEVRWLQRLAAHSAISEVPAFSAEANAVLNALAENFSLEHAERVKEIERTTNHDVKAIEYLLKEQAAKLPELANVSEFIHFACTSEDINNLSHALMLREGRDEVMLPLMRQTANAIRELAIRFAEVPMLSRTHGQPASPTTLGKELANVVYRLERQIAQVAAVPLLGKINGAVGNYNAHLSAYPDIDWEANARAFIEDELGLAFNPYTTQIEPHDYIAELFDAIARFNTILIDFDRDIWGYISLGYFKQRTIAGEIGSSTMPHKVNPIDFENSEGNLGIANALFQHLASKLPISRWQRDLTDSTVLRNLGVGFAHSVIAYEASLKGISKLELNAQKIAEDLDACWEVLAEPIQTVMRRYNIENPYEKLKELTRGKGISPEALQTFIDGLDMPAAAKAELKQLTPASYIGNAAAQAKRI; encoded by the coding sequence ATGCAGCTCTCTTCGCTCACTGCGGTTTCCCCTGTTGACGGCCGCTACGCCGGCAAAACCCAGGCCCTGCGCCCCATTTTCAGCGAATACGGCCTGATCCGTGCTCGCGTCCTCGTTGAAGTGCGCTGGCTCCAGCGCCTGGCCGCCCACAGCGCCATCAGCGAAGTGCCGGCGTTCTCCGCCGAAGCCAACGCCGTGCTCAATGCCCTGGCAGAGAATTTCTCCCTGGAGCACGCCGAGCGCGTCAAAGAGATCGAGCGCACCACCAACCACGACGTCAAGGCCATCGAGTACCTGCTCAAGGAACAAGCCGCCAAGCTGCCTGAGCTGGCCAACGTCAGTGAGTTCATCCACTTCGCCTGCACCAGCGAGGACATCAACAACCTGTCCCACGCCCTGATGCTGCGCGAAGGCCGTGATGAAGTGATGCTGCCGCTGATGCGCCAGACCGCCAACGCCATCCGCGAGCTGGCGATCCGTTTCGCCGAAGTGCCGATGCTGTCGCGCACCCACGGCCAGCCGGCCTCGCCGACCACCCTGGGCAAGGAGCTGGCCAACGTCGTGTACCGCCTGGAGCGCCAGATCGCCCAGGTCGCTGCCGTGCCGCTGCTGGGCAAGATCAACGGCGCCGTGGGCAACTACAACGCCCACCTGTCGGCCTACCCGGACATCGACTGGGAAGCCAACGCCCGCGCCTTCATCGAAGACGAGCTGGGCCTGGCCTTCAACCCCTACACCACGCAGATCGAGCCGCACGACTATATCGCCGAGCTGTTCGATGCCATTGCGCGCTTCAACACCATCCTGATCGACTTCGATCGCGATATCTGGGGCTACATCTCCCTGGGCTACTTCAAGCAGCGTACCATTGCCGGCGAAATCGGTTCCTCGACCATGCCGCACAAGGTCAACCCGATCGACTTCGAAAACTCCGAAGGCAACCTGGGCATCGCCAACGCACTGTTCCAGCACCTGGCAAGCAAACTGCCGATCTCCCGCTGGCAGCGCGACCTGACTGACTCCACCGTGCTGCGCAACCTGGGCGTGGGCTTTGCTCACAGCGTGATTGCCTACGAGGCCAGCCTCAAAGGCATCAGCAAACTGGAGCTCAACGCGCAGAAAATCGCCGAAGACCTGGACGCCTGCTGGGAAGTCCTGGCCGAGCCAATCCAGACCGTGATGCGCCGCTACAACATCGAAAACCCCTACGAAAAGCTCAAGGAACTGACGCGCGGCAAGGGCATCAGCCCAGAAGCGCTGCAGACTTTCATCGACGGGCTGGACATGCCCGCCGCGGCCAAGGCCGAGCTGAAACAGCTCACCCCGGCCAGCTACATCGGTAATGCCGCAGCCCAGGCCAAGCGCATCTGA
- the hflD gene encoding high frequency lysogenization protein HflD, with amino-acid sequence MSPIQEQLTALGGVFLAAVLVDRIAKTGQVSEAALSCMLGSLLIRDPKDTLEVYGGDDINLREGYRALIGALERDPSTLQREPLRYALSMLGLERQLAKRDDLLETIGKRLPQIQSQVEHFGPAHENVIAACGGLYQDTLSTLRQRIQVHGDMRNLQQPSNASKIRALLLAGIRSARLWRQLGGHRWQLVISRRKLLKELYSLMRSS; translated from the coding sequence ATGAGCCCGATTCAGGAACAACTGACGGCGCTGGGCGGTGTATTCCTGGCCGCTGTGCTGGTGGACCGGATCGCCAAGACCGGCCAGGTCAGCGAAGCGGCCTTGAGCTGCATGCTCGGCAGCCTGCTGATCCGCGACCCGAAAGACACCCTGGAAGTCTACGGCGGCGACGACATCAACCTGCGCGAGGGTTACCGGGCCCTGATCGGCGCCCTGGAGCGCGACCCCAGCACCCTGCAGCGCGAACCGCTGCGCTACGCTTTGTCGATGCTCGGCCTGGAGCGCCAGCTGGCCAAGCGCGACGACCTGCTGGAGACCATCGGCAAACGCCTGCCGCAGATCCAGTCCCAGGTAGAACATTTCGGCCCCGCCCACGAAAACGTCATCGCCGCGTGCGGCGGGCTGTACCAGGACACCCTGAGCACCCTGCGCCAGCGCATTCAGGTGCACGGCGACATGCGCAACCTGCAGCAGCCCAGCAATGCCTCGAAGATCCGCGCCCTGCTGCTGGCCGGCATCCGCTCGGCACGCCTGTGGCGACAGTTGGGCGGCCATCGCTGGCAACTGGTGATCAGCCGGCGCAAATTGCTCAAAGAGCTTTATTCATTGATGCGCAGCAGCTGA
- the mnmA gene encoding tRNA 2-thiouridine(34) synthase MnmA, giving the protein MRDPAPSDNQKKRVIVGMSGGVDSSVSALLLMEQGYQVEGLFMKNWEEDDGTEYCTAMDDLADAQAVCDKIGIKLHTANFAAEYWDNVFEHFLAEYKAGRTPNPDILCNREIKFKAFLDYAMMLGADLIATGHYVRRRDIDGRTELLKGLDPNKDQSYFLHAVGGEQIAKTLFPVGELEKPEVRAIAEKHDLATAKKKDSTGICFIGERRFSDFLKQYLPAQPGEIKTTEGEVIGRHHGLMYHTIGQRQGLGIGGLKDAGEEPWYVLIKDLEHNELIVGQGNDHPWLFSRALLASDIYWVNPIDLSQPRRLTAKVRYRQSDQPCTLEKTANGYRATFDDPQRAVTPGQSVVFYDGEICLGGGVIEVAEPWSSKDARP; this is encoded by the coding sequence ATGCGTGATCCAGCCCCTTCTGATAACCAAAAGAAGCGCGTCATTGTCGGCATGTCCGGCGGCGTGGATTCTTCCGTTTCCGCCCTCCTGCTGATGGAGCAGGGTTACCAGGTGGAAGGCCTGTTCATGAAGAACTGGGAGGAAGACGACGGAACCGAATACTGCACCGCCATGGACGACCTGGCCGACGCCCAGGCCGTGTGCGACAAGATTGGCATCAAGCTGCACACCGCCAACTTCGCCGCCGAATACTGGGACAACGTGTTCGAGCACTTCCTGGCCGAATACAAGGCCGGCCGCACGCCGAACCCGGATATCCTCTGCAACCGCGAAATCAAGTTCAAGGCCTTCCTCGACTACGCCATGATGCTCGGCGCCGACCTGATCGCCACCGGCCACTATGTGCGCCGCCGCGACATCGACGGCCGCACCGAACTGCTCAAGGGCCTGGACCCGAACAAGGACCAGAGCTACTTCCTCCACGCCGTTGGCGGCGAGCAGATCGCCAAGACCCTGTTCCCGGTAGGCGAGCTGGAAAAGCCCGAAGTGCGCGCCATTGCCGAAAAACACGACCTGGCCACGGCGAAGAAGAAAGACTCCACCGGCATCTGCTTTATCGGTGAGCGGCGCTTCAGCGACTTCCTCAAGCAATACCTGCCGGCCCAGCCCGGCGAGATCAAGACCACCGAAGGTGAAGTCATCGGCCGCCATCACGGCCTGATGTACCACACCATTGGCCAGCGTCAGGGCCTGGGCATCGGCGGCCTGAAAGACGCCGGCGAAGAGCCGTGGTACGTGCTGATCAAGGACCTGGAGCACAACGAGCTGATCGTGGGCCAGGGCAATGATCACCCCTGGCTGTTCTCCCGCGCCCTGCTGGCCTCCGACATCTATTGGGTCAACCCCATCGACCTGAGCCAGCCGCGACGCCTGACCGCCAAGGTACGCTACCGCCAGAGCGACCAGCCCTGCACCCTGGAAAAGACCGCCAACGGCTACCGCGCCACCTTCGACGACCCACAGCGCGCCGTCACTCCCGGCCAGTCCGTGGTGTTCTACGACGGCGAGATCTGCCTCGGTGGCGGCGTGATCGAAGTGGCCGAACCCTGGAGCAGCAAGGACGCCCGTCCATGA
- the clpA gene encoding ATP-dependent Clp protease ATP-binding subunit ClpA, whose amino-acid sequence MLNRELEVTLNLAFKEARSKRHEFMTVEHLLLALLDNEAAATVLRACGANLDKLKHDLQEFIDSTTPLIPVHDEDRETQPTLGFQRVLQRAVFHVQSSGKREVTGANVLVAIFSEQESQAVFLLKQQSVARIDVVNYIAHGISKVPGHGDHSEGEQDMQDEEGGESSSSGNPLDAYASNLNELARQGRIDPLVGREQEVERVAQILARRRKNNPLLVGEAGVGKTAIAEGLAKRIVDNQVPDLLVNSVVYSLDLGALLAGTKYRGDFEKRFKALLGELKKRPQAILFIDEIHTIIGAGAASGGVMDASNLLKPLLSSGDIRCIGSTTFQEFRGIFEKDRALARRFQKVDVSEPSVEDTIGILRGLKGRFEQHHSIEYSDEALRAAAELASRYINDRHMPDKAIDVIDEAGAYQRLQPAEKRVKRIEVAQVEDIVAKIARIPPKHVTSSDKELLRNLERDLKLTVFGQDAAIDSLSTAIKLSRAGLKSPDKPVGSFLFAGPTGVGKTEAARQLAKAMGIELVRFDMSEYMERHTVSRLIGAPPGYVGFDQGGLLTEAITKQPHCVLLLDEIEKAHPEVFNLLLQVMDHGTLTDNNGRKADFRNVIVIMTTNAGAETAARASIGFTHQDHSSDAMEVIKKSFTPEFRNRLDTIIQFGRLSHEVIKSVVDKFLTELQAQLEDKRVQLEVTDAARSWLAAGGYDVTMGARPMARLIQDKIKRPLAEEILFGELSDHGGVVHIDIKDGELTFDFETTAEMA is encoded by the coding sequence ATGTTAAACCGCGAGCTCGAAGTCACCCTCAATCTCGCCTTCAAGGAGGCCCGTTCGAAGCGTCATGAGTTCATGACCGTCGAGCATCTCCTGTTGGCTCTTTTGGATAATGAGGCCGCCGCCACCGTTTTACGTGCCTGCGGAGCAAACCTCGACAAACTCAAGCACGACCTGCAGGAGTTCATCGACTCCACAACGCCGCTGATTCCCGTGCACGACGAGGATCGCGAAACTCAGCCAACCCTGGGTTTCCAGCGTGTATTGCAACGTGCTGTCTTTCACGTACAGAGCTCGGGCAAGCGTGAAGTCACCGGTGCCAATGTGCTGGTGGCAATCTTCAGTGAGCAAGAGAGCCAGGCGGTGTTCCTGCTGAAACAGCAGAGCGTTGCCCGTATCGACGTGGTCAACTACATCGCCCATGGCATCTCCAAGGTGCCCGGGCATGGCGATCATTCTGAAGGTGAACAGGATATGCAGGACGAAGAGGGTGGTGAGTCGTCTTCTTCGGGCAATCCTCTGGATGCCTATGCCAGCAACCTCAATGAACTGGCCCGTCAGGGCCGCATTGATCCGTTGGTAGGGCGCGAGCAGGAAGTCGAGCGCGTAGCGCAGATCCTGGCGCGCCGGCGCAAGAACAACCCGCTGCTGGTGGGTGAGGCAGGCGTGGGCAAGACCGCGATTGCCGAGGGCCTGGCCAAGCGCATCGTCGACAATCAAGTGCCGGACCTGCTGGTCAACAGCGTCGTCTACTCGCTGGATCTCGGGGCGTTGCTGGCCGGTACCAAATACCGCGGCGATTTCGAGAAGCGCTTCAAGGCGCTGCTGGGCGAATTGAAAAAACGCCCTCAGGCGATCCTGTTCATTGACGAGATTCATACCATCATCGGTGCCGGTGCGGCTTCCGGTGGGGTGATGGATGCCTCGAACCTGCTCAAGCCGCTGCTGTCCTCGGGTGATATCCGTTGCATCGGCTCGACTACCTTCCAGGAGTTCCGTGGCATTTTCGAGAAGGACCGGGCCTTGGCGCGGCGCTTCCAGAAAGTCGATGTGTCCGAGCCCTCGGTTGAAGACACCATTGGCATCCTGCGCGGCCTCAAGGGGCGTTTCGAGCAGCATCACAGTATCGAATACAGTGATGAAGCCCTGCGTGCCGCTGCAGAATTGGCCTCGCGCTATATCAATGACCGGCATATGCCGGACAAGGCCATCGACGTCATCGACGAGGCAGGTGCCTATCAGCGCCTGCAGCCGGCGGAGAAGCGCGTGAAGCGCATCGAAGTGGCCCAGGTCGAAGACATCGTGGCGAAAATCGCGCGGATTCCACCAAAACACGTCACCAGTTCCGATAAAGAGCTGCTGCGCAATCTTGAGCGCGATCTCAAGCTGACGGTGTTTGGCCAGGATGCGGCGATCGATTCGCTGTCCACCGCGATCAAGCTGTCCCGTGCAGGCCTGAAATCGCCGGACAAACCGGTCGGTTCCTTCCTGTTTGCCGGTCCTACCGGTGTCGGCAAGACCGAAGCGGCGCGGCAGTTGGCCAAGGCCATGGGGATCGAGCTGGTACGCTTCGACATGTCCGAGTACATGGAGCGGCACACCGTCTCGCGCTTGATTGGTGCGCCTCCCGGTTATGTCGGTTTCGACCAGGGCGGCTTGCTGACCGAGGCCATCACCAAGCAGCCGCATTGCGTATTGCTGCTCGATGAAATCGAGAAGGCCCACCCGGAAGTCTTCAACCTGCTGCTGCAGGTGATGGATCACGGGACCCTGACCGACAACAACGGGCGCAAGGCCGATTTCCGCAATGTGATCGTCATCATGACCACCAACGCCGGTGCTGAAACCGCGGCGCGAGCCTCCATCGGCTTCACGCATCAGGATCACTCTTCCGATGCCATGGAAGTGATCAAGAAGAGCTTCACGCCGGAGTTCCGCAACCGTCTGGACACCATTATCCAGTTCGGTCGCCTGAGCCACGAAGTGATCAAGAGCGTGGTGGACAAGTTCCTTACCGAGCTTCAGGCGCAGCTGGAAGACAAGCGCGTGCAGCTGGAAGTGACCGATGCCGCTCGCAGCTGGCTGGCCGCCGGTGGTTACGACGTGACCATGGGCGCCCGTCCGATGGCGCGCTTGATCCAGGACAAGATCAAGCGTCCCCTGGCCGAGGAGATCCTGTTTGGCGAGTTGTCCGACCATGGCGGTGTGGTCCACATCGACATCAAGGATGGCGAGCTGACCTTCGATTTCGAGACCACGGCGGAAATGGCTTGA
- the infA gene encoding translation initiation factor IF-1 has protein sequence MSKEDSFEMEGTVVDTLPNTMFRVELENGHVVTAHISGKMRKNYIRILTGDKVRVELTPYDLSKGRITYRAR, from the coding sequence ATGTCGAAAGAAGACAGCTTCGAAATGGAAGGCACTGTCGTCGACACCCTGCCCAACACCATGTTTCGTGTGGAGTTGGAAAATGGGCACGTCGTAACCGCGCATATTTCCGGCAAGATGCGCAAGAACTACATTCGTATTCTTACCGGTGACAAAGTGCGCGTCGAGCTGACGCCCTATGACTTGAGCAAAGGGCGCATCACTTACCGCGCTCGCTAA
- the icd gene encoding NADP-dependent isocitrate dehydrogenase: MGYKKIQVPAVGDKITVNADHSLNVPNNPIIPFIEGDGIGVDISPVMIKVVDAAVKKAYGGERKISWMEVYAGEKATQVYDQDTWLPQETLDAVKDYVVSIKGPLTTPVGGGIRSLNVALRQQLDLYVCLRPVRWFEGVPSPVKKPGDVDMTIFRENSEDIYAGIEWKAGSAEATKVIKFLKEEMGVTKIRFDENCGIGVKPVSLQGTKRLARKALQYVVDNDRDSLTIVHKGNIMKFTEGAFKEWAYEVAAEEFGATLLDGGPWMQFKNPKTGKNVIVKDAIADAMLQQILLRPAEYDVIATLNLNGDYLSDALAAEVGGIGIAPGANLSDTVAMFEATHGTAPKYAGKDQVNPGSLILSAEMMLRHMGWTEAADLIIKGTNGAISAKTVTYDFERLMDGATLLSSSAFGDALISHM, from the coding sequence ATGGGATACAAGAAGATTCAGGTTCCAGCAGTCGGCGACAAAATCACCGTCAACGCAGACCATTCTCTCAATGTTCCTAACAACCCGATTATTCCTTTCATCGAAGGCGACGGTATTGGTGTTGATATCAGCCCGGTCATGATCAAGGTTGTCGATGCTGCGGTTAAGAAGGCTTACGGCGGCGAACGCAAGATTTCCTGGATGGAAGTGTATGCCGGGGAAAAAGCGACTCAAGTGTACGACCAGGACACCTGGCTTCCTCAGGAAACCCTGGACGCAGTGAAGGATTACGTGGTTTCCATCAAGGGCCCGCTGACCACTCCGGTCGGTGGTGGCATCCGTTCCCTGAACGTGGCCCTGCGTCAGCAACTCGATCTTTATGTATGCCTGCGCCCTGTGCGCTGGTTCGAAGGCGTGCCCAGCCCGGTGAAGAAGCCGGGTGACGTGGACATGACCATCTTCCGTGAAAACTCCGAAGACATTTATGCCGGCATCGAGTGGAAAGCCGGCTCGGCAGAAGCCACCAAGGTCATCAAGTTCCTCAAGGAGGAAATGGGTGTCACCAAGATCCGTTTCGACGAAAACTGCGGCATCGGCGTCAAGCCGGTTTCCCTGCAGGGCACCAAGCGTCTGGCGCGCAAGGCGCTGCAATATGTAGTGGATAACGACCGCGACTCGCTGACCATCGTGCACAAAGGCAACATCATGAAGTTCACCGAAGGTGCCTTCAAGGAATGGGCCTACGAAGTGGCGGCCGAAGAGTTCGGCGCGACCCTGCTGGACGGCGGTCCCTGGATGCAGTTCAAGAACCCGAAAACCGGCAAGAACGTCATCGTCAAGGATGCCATCGCCGACGCCATGCTCCAGCAGATCCTGCTGCGCCCGGCCGAATACGATGTGATCGCGACCCTCAACCTCAACGGCGACTACCTGTCCGACGCCCTGGCGGCGGAAGTGGGCGGCATCGGCATTGCACCAGGCGCCAACCTGTCCGATACCGTGGCCATGTTCGAAGCCACCCACGGTACCGCGCCCAAGTATGCCGGCAAGGACCAGGTCAACCCGGGTTCGCTGATCCTCTCCGCAGAGATGATGCTGCGCCACATGGGCTGGACCGAAGCAGCCGACCTGATCATCAAGGGCACCAATGGCGCAATCTCGGCCAAGACCGTGACCTATGACTTCGAACGCCTGATGGACGGTGCAACCCTGCTGTCTTCCTCGGCCTTCGGCGATGCGCTGATCTCGCACATGTAA
- the clpS gene encoding ATP-dependent Clp protease adapter ClpS: protein MHAISQIRLTFNQDRPDLHDDDSAGLAVQEAKPALQAPPMYKVVLFNDDYTPMDFVVEVLEMFFNLNRELATKVMLAVHTEGRAVCGLFTRDIAETKAMQVNQYARESQHPLLCEIEKDG, encoded by the coding sequence ATGCATGCAATCAGCCAGATTCGACTAACATTCAATCAGGATCGCCCGGACTTGCACGACGACGATTCCGCTGGCTTGGCAGTACAGGAGGCTAAGCCTGCTCTCCAGGCGCCGCCGATGTACAAGGTGGTTTTGTTCAACGATGACTACACGCCGATGGATTTCGTCGTCGAAGTGCTCGAGATGTTTTTTAACCTGAATCGCGAGCTGGCGACCAAGGTCATGCTGGCCGTCCATACCGAAGGGCGGGCAGTGTGTGGATTGTTTACCCGCGACATCGCCGAGACCAAGGCCATGCAGGTCAACCAGTACGCCCGGGAAAGCCAGCATCCGCTACTCTGTGAAATCGAGAAGGACGGTTAA
- a CDS encoding NUDIX hydrolase yields MEWQPHITVATIVEDQGRFLFVEEYSGEQAVLNQPAGHLDANESLLQAAVRETLEETGWDVELTGVVGIYLYTAPSNGVTYQRVCFAAKPLRHHPDYQLDDGIIGPRWLSREQLLEQRANWRSELILQCLDDYLDGQLHSLALIRPML; encoded by the coding sequence ATGGAATGGCAACCACATATTACTGTCGCCACCATCGTCGAGGACCAGGGCCGCTTCCTGTTCGTCGAGGAGTACTCGGGCGAACAGGCCGTGCTCAATCAGCCCGCCGGGCACCTGGATGCCAATGAAAGCCTGCTCCAGGCGGCCGTACGCGAAACCCTGGAGGAAACCGGCTGGGATGTGGAGTTGACCGGCGTGGTCGGCATCTACCTCTACACCGCCCCCAGCAACGGCGTGACCTACCAGCGCGTGTGCTTCGCCGCCAAGCCACTGCGCCATCATCCGGACTATCAGTTGGATGACGGCATCATCGGCCCGCGCTGGCTGAGCCGCGAGCAACTGCTGGAGCAACGGGCCAACTGGCGCAGCGAGCTGATCCTGCAGTGCCTGGACGATTACCTGGATGGCCAGTTGCACAGCCTGGCACTGATCCGACCAATGCTTTAA
- a CDS encoding NADP-dependent isocitrate dehydrogenase, translated as MPTRSKIIYTFTDEAPALATYSLLPIVEAFTASADIAVETRDISLAGRILASFPEQLGTKAVPDHLAELGELAVTPEANIIKLPNISASVPQLQAAIKELQAQGYALPDYPETVTCDADKDAKARYDKVKGSAVNPVLREGNSDRRAPLSVKNYARKHPHKMGAWAKDSKSHVAHMSNGDFYGSEKAALIEAADSVKIELIALDGTATVLKEKTAVQAGEILDCAVMSKKALRAFIAAEIEDAKKQGVLLSVHLKATMMKVSDPIMFGQIVAEFYQDALSKHAAVLQEIGFNLNNGIGDLYARIKTLPADQQAAIEADIQAVYAARPALAMVNSDKGITNLHVPSDVIVDASMPAMIRDSGKMWGTDGQLHDTKAVIPDRCYATIYQAVIEDCKANGAFDPTTMGSVPNVGLMAKKAEEYGSHDKTFEIKADGVVRVTDSKGSLLLEQKVEAGDIFRMCQTKDAPIQDWVKLAVNRARASSTPAIFWLDPMRAHDGVMIEKVQAYLKDHDTSDLDIRIMSPVEAMKFTLARTRDGKDTISVTGNVLRDYLTDLFPIMELGTSAKMLSIVPLMNGGGLFETGAGGSAPKHVQQLLEENFLRWDSLGEFLALAASLEHLGNTYNNPKALVLAKTLDQATGQFLDNNKSPSRKVGNIDNRGSHFYLALYWAQALAAQTEDAALQAQFSTLAKTLTENEATIVAELNAVQGKPVDIGGYYSANPELVSQAMRPSATLNAAIAALV; from the coding sequence ATGCCCACCCGCTCGAAGATCATCTACACCTTCACCGACGAAGCCCCGGCCCTCGCCACCTATTCCCTGCTGCCTATCGTAGAAGCCTTCACCGCTTCGGCTGATATCGCCGTGGAAACCCGCGACATCTCCCTGGCCGGCCGCATCCTCGCCAGCTTCCCTGAGCAGTTGGGTACCAAAGCGGTGCCGGACCACCTTGCCGAACTGGGCGAGCTGGCGGTCACCCCAGAAGCCAACATCATCAAGCTGCCGAACATCAGCGCCTCGGTCCCGCAACTGCAAGCCGCGATCAAAGAGCTGCAGGCCCAGGGCTATGCGCTGCCGGACTACCCAGAAACCGTGACCTGCGACGCCGACAAAGACGCCAAGGCGCGTTACGACAAGGTCAAGGGCAGCGCCGTGAACCCGGTCCTGCGTGAAGGCAACTCCGACCGCCGTGCTCCGCTGTCGGTGAAGAACTATGCGCGCAAGCACCCGCACAAGATGGGCGCCTGGGCCAAGGACTCCAAGTCCCACGTTGCCCACATGAGCAACGGCGACTTCTACGGCAGCGAAAAAGCGGCCCTGATCGAAGCAGCCGACAGCGTCAAGATCGAACTGATCGCCCTGGACGGCACTGCCACCGTCCTGAAGGAAAAGACCGCCGTGCAAGCCGGCGAGATCCTCGACTGCGCAGTCATGAGCAAAAAGGCCTTGCGCGCCTTCATCGCCGCTGAAATCGAAGACGCCAAGAAGCAAGGCGTACTGCTCTCGGTACACCTCAAGGCCACCATGATGAAGGTCTCCGACCCGATCATGTTCGGCCAGATCGTTGCCGAGTTCTATCAGGATGCCCTGAGCAAGCACGCCGCCGTGCTGCAGGAAATCGGCTTCAACCTGAATAACGGCATCGGCGACCTGTACGCCCGCATCAAGACCCTGCCAGCCGACCAGCAAGCTGCGATCGAAGCCGACATCCAGGCCGTCTACGCAGCCCGCCCTGCCCTGGCTATGGTCAACTCCGACAAAGGCATCACCAACCTGCACGTGCCGAGCGACGTGATCGTCGACGCCTCGATGCCTGCCATGATCCGTGACTCCGGCAAGATGTGGGGCACCGACGGCCAGCTGCACGACACCAAGGCTGTGATCCCGGACCGTTGCTACGCAACCATCTACCAGGCCGTGATCGAAGACTGCAAAGCCAATGGCGCGTTCGATCCGACCACCATGGGCAGCGTGCCGAACGTTGGCCTGATGGCGAAAAAAGCCGAAGAATACGGTTCCCACGACAAGACTTTCGAAATCAAGGCTGACGGCGTGGTTCGCGTCACCGACAGCAAAGGCAGCCTGCTGCTGGAGCAGAAAGTCGAAGCCGGCGACATCTTCCGCATGTGCCAGACCAAAGACGCGCCGATCCAGGACTGGGTCAAACTGGCGGTCAACCGTGCTCGTGCCAGCAGCACTCCGGCCATTTTCTGGCTGGACCCGATGCGTGCCCACGACGGCGTGATGATCGAGAAAGTTCAGGCCTACCTGAAGGATCACGACACCAGCGACCTGGACATCCGCATCATGTCCCCGGTCGAAGCCATGAAGTTCACCCTGGCCCGCACCCGCGACGGCAAGGACACCATCTCGGTGACCGGCAACGTACTGCGCGACTACCTGACCGACCTGTTCCCGATCATGGAACTGGGCACCAGCGCCAAGATGCTGTCGATCGTGCCGCTGATGAACGGCGGCGGCCTGTTCGAAACCGGCGCCGGCGGTTCAGCCCCGAAGCACGTACAGCAGCTGCTGGAAGAGAACTTCCTGCGCTGGGACTCCCTGGGTGAGTTCCTGGCCCTGGCCGCCTCCCTGGAGCACCTGGGCAACACCTACAACAACCCGAAAGCCCTGGTGCTGGCCAAGACCCTGGACCAGGCGACCGGCCAGTTCCTCGACAACAACAAGTCGCCATCGCGCAAGGTCGGCAACATCGACAACCGCGGCAGCCACTTCTACCTGGCGCTGTACTGGGCTCAAGCCCTGGCCGCCCAGACCGAGGACGCCGCCCTGCAAGCGCAGTTCAGCACCCTGGCCAAGACCCTGACCGAGAACGAAGCGACCATCGTCGCCGAGCTCAACGCCGTACAGGGCAAGCCCGTGGACATCGGAGGCTACTACAGCGCCAACCCCGAACTGGTGAGCCAGGCCATGCGCCCGAGCGCCACCCTCAACGCAGCCATTGCTGCGCTGGTGTAA
- the cspD gene encoding cold shock domain-containing protein CspD: MSMASGKVKWFNNAKGYGFINEEGKTDDLFAHYSAIDMDGYKTLKAGQAVSFEIIQGPKGLHAIKISALKVPGEIVTAEAQPESALS, translated from the coding sequence ATGAGTATGGCTAGCGGTAAGGTCAAGTGGTTCAACAACGCCAAGGGTTATGGCTTTATTAATGAGGAGGGCAAGACTGACGATCTGTTTGCCCATTACTCGGCCATCGATATGGATGGCTACAAGACCTTGAAAGCCGGACAGGCTGTGAGCTTCGAAATCATCCAAGGGCCCAAGGGCCTGCATGCGATCAAAATCAGCGCGTTGAAGGTGCCCGGCGAAATCGTCACTGCCGAGGCCCAGCCCGAAAGTGCCCTGAGCTGA